One genomic window of Aphis gossypii isolate Hap1 unplaced genomic scaffold, ASM2018417v2 Contig00460_ERROPOS81933, whole genome shotgun sequence includes the following:
- the LOC126554281 gene encoding uncharacterized protein LOC126554281: MSLLDMSLGGDGGEDRGLLVPGVLKEGDGGQLCSQVGEGCLDSGGDSGRPEPRASSLPERVRSIGRDLDKLLLAEKEKKKLSAAVHKAILDIRGRYEVILDEVSHQNVILEGRLEEARAGHVCGASEKRRVKTTTENAVPPSQEVAKTKPPKAAATKKPPKKKPVEVSVPPAKDNGQFTVVVSKKKKRKKKKKGCSGAAVPGVPVAPEKTAKAMERVKARAPARAFIVSAEGASAGEARKKLWADLVKEVGVPRISRAANLPRGDILVKPADEGTYKALKDMEAAGKTVREEKARWPTVLIYDVDRDVESSKLSGMIMEQNPELGLEKESVVPLFMKGSKAEEQVWWVCSVRPSHFRTIVGKSLYIGMSRCRVKEYVDIVRCFKCQRFGHRAAMCQAKADTCGRCAVQGHRARDCEGGPVKCANCGLKFQSGHSDCVAMVKATFMVARRTDFGPK, encoded by the coding sequence ATGAGCCTGCTGGACATGTCTTTGGGGGGAGATGGGGGAGAGGACAGGGGGTTGTTGGTACCGGGCGTCCTAAAGGAGGGCGACGGCGGCCAACTTTGCAGCCAGGTGGGGGAGGGGTGCCTGGACTCGGGGGGCGACTCTGGTCGTCCCGAGCCTAGGGCCTCCTCCCTACCGGAAAGGGTTAGGTCTATCGGTAGGGACCTTGACAAGCTTCTCCTGGCGGAAAAGGAGAAGAAGAAGCTCTCGGCGGCCGTTCACAAGGCCATCTTGGATATCAGGGGAAGGTACGAGGTGATTTTGGACGAGGTATCTCACCAGAATGTGATTCTGGAGGGCAGGTTGGAGGAGGCTAGGGCTGGACACGTCTGTGGGGCGTCGGAGAAGAGGAGGGTGAAGACCACCACGGAGAACGCGGTGCCGCCATCCCAGGAGGTGGCGAAAACCAAACCTCCGAAAGCGGCGGCGACAAAGAAGCCGCCGAAGAAGAAGCCGGTGGAGGTATCAGTACCTCCAGCCAAGGACAATGGGCAGTTCACGGTGGTGGTGTCCAAGAAGAAGAAgaggaagaagaagaagaagggTTGCAGCGGCGCTGCTGTTCCTGGGGTCCCAGTGGCTCCGGAAAAGACCGCCAAGGCCATGGAGAGGGTGAAGGCCAGGGCTCCGGCCCGGGCTTTCATCGTCTCCGCGGAGGGGGCGAGCGCTGGGGAGGCCAGAAAGAAACTCTGGGCCGACCTGGTTAAGGAGGTGGGGGTCCCCAGGATCAGCAGGGCTGCGAATCTGCCCAGAGGTGACATCCTCGTGAAGCCGGCTGATGAGGGCACGTACAAGGCCCTCAAGGACATGGAGGCAGCGGGCAAGACGGTCAGGGAGGAGAAGGCCAGGTGGCCAACCGTGCTCATCTATGACGTGGACCGGGACGTGGAAAGCTCTAAGCTATCGGGAATGATTATGGAGCAGAATCCAGAGTTAGGGTTGGAGAAAGAGTCGGTGGTACCCCTCTTCATGAAGGGTAGCAAGGCTGAAGAACAGGTGTGGTGGGTATGCTCCGTCAGACCCAGCCACTTCAGGACGATAGTAGGGAAAAGCCTGTACATAGGCATGTCCAGGTGCAGAGTCAAAGAGTACGTGGACATTGTGAGGTGCTTCAAGTGCCAACGTTTCGGGCACAGGGCAGCCATGTGTCAGGCGAAGGCGGACACTTGTGGACGTTGTGCGGTCCAGGGCCATAGGGCTAGAGACTGCGAGGGCGGGCCAGTCAAGTGCGCCAACTGCGGATTGAAGTTCCAGTCGGGACACTCGGATTGTGTGGCGATGGTAAAGGCGACCTTCATGGTCGCCCGTAGGACAGATTTTGGACCAAAATGA